The Opitutales bacterium sequence CCAAGGATGAAGGTGGGGACAATTAATATAAGGAAGAGCATAATGTTTTTGTGTTTAACCGTGTATAGCAATGATGGTTCCAGAGAATCGACCTATTGTTTCGACCCTTGAATTCAATTATAGAACGAAATAACTCGAATATGCGGCTTTTCAAGCGGTTGGTTGAGGTGCGGCCCTGTCTCAATTTTGTGTCACAGTGGCCCGCTATTCGGTTGTGTCGTCTCAAGAGCTGCGTTGACTCGCTGGATGCGCGAAGCAATCGAAGCATTGGTAATGGAGTTTAAGCAACTGAAGCGTTCCGGAGAGGAGCACGTGCTCTTGGCGCCTGAACGGCTCCAGTCTCTCCAAGATGCTGTTTCGCACATGGCTACGCATCCTGCAGAAGAAGGAAAAGAGTCTAGGCCATTGCTTAAAGTAACACGGCGCGATCAAGAAGGCCCGAGTGTATTTGAGCAGTCGATGCAGGATAAAGCGTCTCTAGTCCAAGAGCAGGCCCCTAGATTAACCCCGTCTGAATCGGCCTTTCCGGCTCCGCCCAGCATTGAACTACCCGATGGTTCTAAACAGGAGCAATGGGACTGGCTCAAAGAGCGGGTCTTATCATGCCCTGTCTGCGACCAAAATACGCCCAGGGGTAAGCGGATCGTTTACGGGGTTGGAAGTTTGGATGCGGAGGTGTTTCTCTGTGGGGAGGCTCCGGGTGCCGATGAGACAGTAAAAGGTGAGCCTTTCGTCGGACCGGCTGGCCAATTGTTGGATAAGATCATGGCGACTGCGGGCTGGACTCGTGACGAACTGTATGTTGGGAATATCATGAATTGGCGGCCGGACACCGGGAAACGCTTCGGTAACCGCCCTCCGACCAGTGAA is a genomic window containing:
- a CDS encoding uracil-DNA glycosylase produces the protein MREAIEALVMEFKQLKRSGEEHVLLAPERLQSLQDAVSHMATHPAEEGKESRPLLKVTRRDQEGPSVFEQSMQDKASLVQEQAPRLTPSESAFPAPPSIELPDGSKQEQWDWLKERVLSCPVCDQNTPRGKRIVYGVGSLDAEVFLCGEAPGADETVKGEPFVGPAGQLLDKIMATAGWTRDELYVGNIMNWRPDTGKRFGNRPPTSEELAFCLPYLKAQVAIVKPKVIIALGKTAVKGLLFGEDNFSLGRVHGQWHEFEGIPVMPTYHPSYLLHNGTNQAKRMVWEDIMQVMEKLGRSISERQRGYFL